GGTGTGCATTTGCAGGAGATTCAACACCATCCCATAGCTGGGGGTGAATTTACTCTCCAGGGGGTCAGGTTGCGCCAGGGCAAACCGCACCGCCTCCCGTGCCCCTTCAAACGGCGTTTGCAAAATAATCACATAGCCCTGGTCATCCATGCCCCGGCGACCCGCCCGCCCCGCCATCTGCAAAAATTCCGAGGGAAACAGCAGGCGATGCCCCCGGTCCGTGCGTTTGGACAAACTGGCAATCACCGTCGTCCGGGCGGGCATATTGATCCCCGCCGCCAAAGTTTCCGTCGCAAACACCACCCGGATCAACCCCTGCTGAAACAGGGTTTCAATCAACGCCTTCCAGGGCGGCAGTACCCCCGCATGGTGGGCGGCAATTCCCCGGTACAGGGCATCCAGCATCGCCCCCGGCTGGTACAATTCCGGGTTGCGTGCCAGAAAATCATCCACCTGTTGACGCAGGGTTTCCGACTCCCCTGGGGTCAGCAAATCCAAATCCCGCACCGTTTGCACCGCCTGGTCACAGCCCCTGCGACTGAAAATGAAATAAATCGCTGGCAACAAATCCCATTCCCGCAAGGTTTCCACCACCATGCGTATATCGGGAATCCCCTGGCGGTCCCCCGTCGGACGGCGCAGTTTTAAGCGGGGATTGGGACCGGTTTGGGTTTCATTTAACAGGGGAAAAATGCCCTTATCATTCCCAAAAAAATACTGCAACGGCACTGGGCGAAAATCGGAATAAATTAACTCCGTTGGTCCATGCACCTGGGCAATCCAGCGGGTCAAATCCGTACTATTCGCCACCGTCGCCGACAGCGCCACCAACTGCACCGCCTGGGGACAATAAATAATCGTTTCCTCCCACACCGTCCCCCGCTGGGGGTCATTCATGTAATGGCATTCATCCAAAATCACCGCATTGAGTCCTGCCAGGGAAGTGCCCACCTCCCCAATCGGCGTGCCGTAGAGCATATTGCGAAAAATCTCCGTGGTCATCACCACAATCGGGGCATCCCGGTTGATATTCACATCTCCGGTGAGCAGACCCACCATTTCCGCCCCAAATTGTTGCCGAAAATCCCGGAACTTTTGGTTCGACAAAGCCTTCAACGGCGTGGTATAAAACACCCGCTCCCCCCGGTACAACGCCCGATGGATGGCATATTCCGCCACCAAAGTTTTCCCCGAACCCGTCGGCGCACAGACCACCACCGAATGCCCCTGCGCCAAAACCGTCATCGCCTGGAGTTGGAAGTCATCCAGGGCAAAAGGGAAAAGTTCACTTGGGTCGGGGGTCAACACATCACCCATGCTGGTCTGACTCTATTGTGACATTGTGCAACAAAAAATTTCCCCCCCTGACGCTACCATATTAAAGGTGCAACCCCTGTGATTCCCACGATGGCTTACTCCTGGTTCAAAGCGTTACATATTATCGGCGTGGTCGTCTGGTTCGCCGGACTGTTTTATTTGGTGCGCCTGTTTATCTACCACGTGGAAGCCCAAACCCAACCGGAACCCGCCCGGGGCATCCTCACCGCCCAGTACAGTCTGATGGAAAAACGTTTGTATAACATTATTACAACCCCCGGCATGATTTTAACGGTGGCGATGGCAGTGGGGTTATTGGTTTTACAGCGGGATTGGTTGCATGATTGGTGGTTGCATTTGAAATTAACTTTAGTGGTTTTGTTGCTGGGTTATCACTTTTATTGCGGGCGGTTGTTGCATCAATTGGCAGAGGGTCAATGTACTTGGACAAGCGGGCAATTGCGGGCGTTTAACGAAGCTCCTACCGTGCTGTTATTTGTGATTGTGTTGCTTGCCGTATTCAAAAATAATTTTCCTCTGGGGGTGACGACTTGGGCGGTGGTGGGTTTGGTGGTGGCGATGGGAATAGCCATTCAACTCTATGCCCGCAAACGGCGATTAGACAAGGAAATGGTCAGCCAGTAGTTGGGTGGCGGTCTTTGAGCGCAGAGTAAGCTTTTATGTCAAAAGAGCAAAAATTGCGGGGTATCAGTAATCAGCAGGTAGGACGAGCAGGAGAATATTTTGTTGTAGCTGAACTAAATAAGCGCGGCGCATTTGCTGTGCCTTTTGCAGGGAATATGCCCAAGATTGACCTTAT
The sequence above is drawn from the Synechococcus sp. C9 genome and encodes:
- the hemJ gene encoding protoporphyrinogen oxidase HemJ, whose product is MAYSWFKALHIIGVVVWFAGLFYLVRLFIYHVEAQTQPEPARGILTAQYSLMEKRLYNIITTPGMILTVAMAVGLLVLQRDWLHDWWLHLKLTLVVLLLGYHFYCGRLLHQLAEGQCTWTSGQLRAFNEAPTVLLFVIVLLAVFKNNFPLGVTTWAVVGLVVAMGIAIQLYARKRRLDKEMVSQ